GCACGCCACGTTGCTCGACTTCGGCATCCTCTGGGAGCACCGTGGTGAGGACCGCACCCAGAGCGGCGTGCGGCTCGGCACGCCCAGCTACATGGCGCCGGAGCAGGCCCGGGGCGAGCCCGTCGACAGCCGCGCGGATCTCTTCTCGCTGGGGCTGGTGTTGCTGGAGGCGCTGACGGGATTGCCTCCGTCGAGCACCTGCCGGCTGCTGGGCGAGGGGCCACGGGCGGCGAGCCCGGCGCTCCAGGCTCAGGCCCCGTGGCTCCCGCTCCCCTGGGCCGAGGTCCTCGTCCGGGCCACCGCGATGAATCCAGAGCAGCGCCACGAGAGCGCACTCGCGCTGCTCGCGGCGCTGGAGGAGGCGGAGCGTGCGAGCGCGAGCCCCCCCGTGGCGTTGGCGTCCCCCTCTTCGACGCCCCCTCCGGCGCCGGTTTCCGCGGGGCGTGGCGAGCACGTGCGGCGTGTGTCCCTGGTGCTGTTGGGTGGGGCGAGCGTAGGCGCGCTCCTCCTCGCGACCTTCACACACCGCGGCACGGTGGAGGCCCCGGCCCCGCACGTGGTGACGGCTCCGGACTCCTCCGTGTCGACCGCTCCGGCCAGCGCCGCCGCCACTCCGAGCCTGGCGCGGGAAGCTCCCCCGGTTCGAGACTCCACTCCGGCGCGAGACACCGAGCCGGTCCCCGCCGCTCCGAGCGCGGCGACCGTGGCCGCCCTGGTGCCAGCTCCGGTGACTCCCGCTTCCAGTCCGCCCGCCTCCAACACGTCCGCTTCTCCGACGACGGCTTCCCGCCGGACCCGGGGAGCGCAGGCCCCGCTCGCGTCCTCTTCCATGGGAAGCGACTCCCGCAAGCGGACGAAGCAGGGCAGGGGAGAGGTGCGTGTGGTGACCCTGCACCAGGGCCGGGCGGTCTGGGCCAATGTCAGCGTGGACGGCAAGCACCATGGAGCCACTCCGGTGTCGCTGGAGCTGCCCGAGGGGCGTCACTCCGTGCGTGTGGAGCGTGATGGCTTCGCCCCGCAGGAACGCCCCATCGAGGTTTTGCCGGGCTCGAAAGCAGTGGTACGCATCGAGCTTCACGAATGAGCGTTCCCCTGTTGGTGATGTCGCTGCTGCTCGCCGCCGGTCCATCCACCGGAGAGCACCGCGAACTGGATGCGGCGCTCGAGGCCCTGTCCGAAGGGGACTTCGAGTCCGCGCTCTCCCGTGTGGACGCGGGATTGAAGAAGACCCGGGACGAGACGGAGATCGCTCGGCTGCATGTGGTCCGGGGCGAGGCGTACGCGGCGCTCCGCCGCTACTCCCAGATGGAGGCCTCCTTCGCCCAGGCGCTCGAGTCGGACCCGGACGTGCGTCTGGATCCGGAGCGCGTGCAGCCCACCGTGGTGGCGCTCTTCGAGAGCCTGCGTGAGCGGCTCCGGGGAGAGCTGGCCGTGGAGGTCGAGCCTTCCGGCGCGGCGCTGCGGCTGGATGGACAGCCGCTCGGACAGGCGCCCTGGCGAGGCCCGGTTCCCATCGGAACGCACACGTTGGACGTGGACGAGGGGAGGACCTCGCTCCAGGTCAAGGTACGGCCCAGCCGGACGGAGCAGGTGCGCGTCGTCCTTCCCCCCGCGGCTTCAATGGAGGCGCCCTGGTCCGGACTCGTCTTCAGCGCCCAGGCTCGGGCCACGCTGGGCGTGTCTCCCCTGTCGGGAGTGGGGCTGGAGGCCGGAGCGAGGCTGGCGGGCACGTATGTCTACGGCGAGCTCAACGCCACCGTGGGGAGCCGGTTCGGGGCGTCCGCGCGACTGGGCGCCCAGGCGCCGGAGCTCGTGGGGCCGCTGACCTTCTTCCTCTCGCTCGATGCGTATGCCCTGGGGGGACCGTTCCTTTTCGGTGGCGGACTGTCCGCCGGAGCGAGCCTCCCCCTGTCCAGCAAGTTCGATCTCTTCGTGGAGTTGAGCGGGCGCCTGCTCCCGGCGAGCGCCTCGTACAGCACCACGCACCTGCTGGGCGTCACCGGCTTGCGCTTCACTCCTGGCGGGTAGCCGCCGCCGGCCTTCCCCGGAGACTCCGTCGCCACCAGGGCCACAGCAGCACCGGCAGCGACACGAGCGCCCCTGGCGCCGAGGTGCAGCCCAGGCCCATCGTCCAGGGCCCCACCGCGCCGCCGTCCGCATCTCCCACGGAAGTGCCGTCTCCCTCCACCTGGAGCGTCGCGGGGAGGAAGTCCGGATGCGAGGCCGCCAACGTCACCATTCCCGGGGGGCCACCAGGATGGAAGTACACGCGCCGCTCGAAGCTTCCCGTGGAAAGGCGCACGCGCTCCACCGGGGACTTGCAGGACTCATCCGCGTGGAAGCGGCCCTCTCCCGTCGTCGTGGACAGGGACACCTCCGTGTCGTACGGCGCGGGCGCGAGCGCCCCGGTGGCGGAGTTCCGCAAGGACACGTTCACGGCGATGCACCCCGGGGACGCGCCCGCGTCCATCGGCTGCTGGAGTCGCAGCCGGCTCGCCATGGGCGTGGCGCTCACCCGCACGTCGTCGAAGTCGATGGAGCCGGTGAAAAACCCCTGGTCCGTCCACGGCTCGCCCACCTGGAACCACTCCAACACGTAGTTCGCTTCGCGCCAGTCGATCCGGGAGAGCGTGGCGAGTTCGGAGGTGGACCCCTGCTCGACACCGTCCACCCACAACCTGGCCTCTCCGTTGGTGGTGCCCAGTCCCCGGGCGCTGAACTCGACCAGGTACCAGCGGTCCTGCTCCACCCGCGCTCCATGCAGGCTGGCGTAGGTCTGCTCCGTGCCCTTCCTCACGGCCAGTTCCCAGATGGGGCCCGGCGTCAGGAGCCGCAGCTCCACCTTCACGGGATTGGCCTGGATGGCCACCACTCGCCCGGGGGTGCCGACGTCGCGCAAGCGCATCCACGAGCGGAGGAAGAACTCCGAGGTCAGGGGGGTCCTCTCGACGTCGGCGCTCCCCTGGAATTCCGAAGCGCTGCTGTTGATGCGATCGATCAGGGTGAGCCCGTATTGCCCCCGGTGGGCCCCCTCCGCCCCGCTGACGAGGGTGTTGGGGCTGATGCTCCTGGCATTGTCCCACCGCCCCTCGGGGGCGATCAGCGCACCCGTCTCGAAGTCATCCGAGAACCAGTCGATGGGGGCGGCGGCCACGGACAGGGGCTGGAGCAGCACGCAGCTTCCCAGCACCAGGCCCCCCCACGAGGGTCTGACCCATTCAGTGCTCATCCTGACGAAGTCTAGCAGCATGGGGTGTGGGGGGACCCGTGTGACCAGGCCCCCTCGGGCATGGCGTTGCACGCGGCCAGCAGGGACAGCGAGTCGGGATGGGATCTCGCGGTCCGTCGCACCCCAAAAGCAAGTTCGAGGCCAATTCTCGTGTTCCAGGAATTCCAGGGGTTTGTATGAGCATACGCTCCTGGCGAGCCCACTCGCGCGGGGCCCCTGACCTCTGCCAAGGACAGGACCTGTTCACTCGACAGGACAGGCCGCGCAAGGCCGCCTCCGTCTCCGAGCCACCATCCGTGGCCCCGGCGCACCGCTCTTCCTGGCCTCGTGATGCCGAGGGATAGGCGCATGTGGAGCACCGTGTCACACAGTGACACCCGTGTGAAATTCGCGAAGCCCTGGCATAGAGCTGACATGGCATGGGTAGATGACAGCCATGTTCCTCCACGCACTCGGACACTTCCACCCGGAGAACCTCATCACCAACGCGTTCCTCCAGGACATCGGCCTGGAGACGAATGATTCATGGATCGTCGAGCGGGTAGGCATCCGCACCCGGCACACGGTGCTGCCGCTCGACTACATCCGTGAGACCCG
This portion of the Cystobacter ferrugineus genome encodes:
- a CDS encoding LamG-like jellyroll fold domain-containing protein, with protein sequence MSTEWVRPSWGGLVLGSCVLLQPLSVAAAPIDWFSDDFETGALIAPEGRWDNARSISPNTLVSGAEGAHRGQYGLTLIDRINSSASEFQGSADVERTPLTSEFFLRSWMRLRDVGTPGRVVAIQANPVKVELRLLTPGPIWELAVRKGTEQTYASLHGARVEQDRWYLVEFSARGLGTTNGEARLWVDGVEQGSTSELATLSRIDWREANYVLEWFQVGEPWTDQGFFTGSIDFDDVRVSATPMASRLRLQQPMDAGASPGCIAVNVSLRNSATGALAPAPYDTEVSLSTTTGEGRFHADESCKSPVERVRLSTGSFERRVYFHPGGPPGMVTLAASHPDFLPATLQVEGDGTSVGDADGGAVGPWTMGLGCTSAPGALVSLPVLLWPWWRRSLRGRPAAATRQE
- a CDS encoding PEGA domain-containing protein; the encoded protein is MSVPLLVMSLLLAAGPSTGEHRELDAALEALSEGDFESALSRVDAGLKKTRDETEIARLHVVRGEAYAALRRYSQMEASFAQALESDPDVRLDPERVQPTVVALFESLRERLRGELAVEVEPSGAALRLDGQPLGQAPWRGPVPIGTHTLDVDEGRTSLQVKVRPSRTEQVRVVLPPAASMEAPWSGLVFSAQARATLGVSPLSGVGLEAGARLAGTYVYGELNATVGSRFGASARLGAQAPELVGPLTFFLSLDAYALGGPFLFGGGLSAGASLPLSSKFDLFVELSGRLLPASASYSTTHLLGVTGLRFTPGG
- a CDS encoding serine/threonine-protein kinase — protein: MHPHKQASSCATCGLPVPFPGAACSECTAITLHAGEAGGRPRGPTRPSLAPGDVLEGKWRLEELLGAGGMGQVYRARDLALERTVAIKLLHEPLCEDPESVARFEREARAMARLEHSHITPIHAVGREGGRPFIVMKHLEGMSLARYLRSVPGPMPVPEVLALARQLCAGLDFIHQRGCVHRDIKPGNIFVSPGGHATLLDFGILWEHRGEDRTQSGVRLGTPSYMAPEQARGEPVDSRADLFSLGLVLLEALTGLPPSSTCRLLGEGPRAASPALQAQAPWLPLPWAEVLVRATAMNPEQRHESALALLAALEEAERASASPPVALASPSSTPPPAPVSAGRGEHVRRVSLVLLGGASVGALLLATFTHRGTVEAPAPHVVTAPDSSVSTAPASAAATPSLAREAPPVRDSTPARDTEPVPAAPSAATVAALVPAPVTPASSPPASNTSASPTTASRRTRGAQAPLASSSMGSDSRKRTKQGRGEVRVVTLHQGRAVWANVSVDGKHHGATPVSLELPEGRHSVRVERDGFAPQERPIEVLPGSKAVVRIELHE